In Gammaproteobacteria bacterium (ex Lamellibrachia satsuma), a single genomic region encodes these proteins:
- a CDS encoding NADH-quinone oxidoreductase subunit F codes for MAEREAAHIPSMTIIATKGTLDMAYPPFILASTAAALGWDVSIFFTFYGLSLLKKQLDLKVSPLGNPAMPMKFPEGPSWIRGKALPVPTSVMTLVPGFENMATSMMQKTMDKKGIAPVEELRELCAEAEVKLVACQMTVDLFDHDQDDFIPEIHEWVGAASFLPRALKADVNLFV; via the coding sequence ATGGCTGAACGCGAAGCAGCCCACATCCCATCCATGACCATAATCGCCACCAAGGGAACCCTGGACATGGCCTACCCGCCCTTCATTCTTGCATCAACGGCGGCTGCACTGGGATGGGATGTTTCAATATTCTTTACCTTTTACGGATTGAGCCTGTTGAAAAAGCAGCTGGATCTCAAGGTAAGCCCGCTGGGCAACCCCGCCATGCCCATGAAGTTTCCGGAGGGACCTTCCTGGATCAGAGGCAAGGCGCTGCCCGTTCCCACTTCCGTCATGACGTTGGTTCCGGGTTTTGAAAATATGGCAACTTCTATGATGCAGAAGACAATGGACAAGAAAGGCATCGCACCCGTTGAAGAGCTGAGAGAATTATGCGCCGAAGCCGAAGTTAAACTTGTCGCCTGTCAAATGACCGTTGATCTTTTTGACCACGACCAGGACGATTTCATCCCGGAAATCCACGAATGGGTTGGAGCCGCCAGTTTCCTGCCCCGGGCGTTGAAGGCCGATGTGAACCTGTTTGTCTGA
- a CDS encoding TetR/AcrR family transcriptional regulator, protein MNVEHDTRTRILSTARELFHGRSYADVGIKEICNLAKVQKGSFYHFFPSKQDLAMAVIDDMADEWAHGFVAEAFDQNLPPLERLDYMIDAAYYWQKAAKDIEGRMPGCLFGNLALEISTRDDVLRAKLNAVFDKASRRFHEALDQAVELGEIPPLDSEATAAAMLAFLEGIILLAKTRNEPEVVLRLGPAIKTLRIEMVPQS, encoded by the coding sequence ATGAATGTTGAGCATGATACAAGAACCCGTATCCTCTCCACCGCCCGCGAACTTTTTCATGGCCGGAGTTATGCCGATGTGGGCATCAAGGAGATATGCAATCTTGCGAAGGTACAAAAGGGAAGCTTCTACCATTTTTTCCCTTCCAAGCAGGATCTGGCCATGGCGGTCATTGATGACATGGCCGATGAATGGGCACATGGTTTTGTGGCAGAGGCCTTCGACCAAAATCTTCCTCCGCTTGAACGCCTCGACTATATGATCGACGCCGCTTACTACTGGCAGAAGGCGGCCAAGGATATCGAGGGTCGCATGCCAGGCTGCCTGTTCGGCAACCTGGCCCTCGAAATCAGCACCCGCGACGATGTGTTGCGGGCCAAACTCAATGCTGTTTTTGATAAAGCCAGTAGACGTTTCCACGAAGCCCTCGATCAGGCAGTTGAGCTGGGTGAAATCCCCCCCCTCGACAGTGAGGCCACCGCAGCAGCCATGCTCGCTTTCCTTGAAGGGATCATTCTGCTGGCAAAAACCCGAAATGAACCTGAAGTGGTTCTTAGACTTGGACCTGCCATCAAGACGCTGCGTATTGAGATGGTTCCCCAAAGTTAA
- a CDS encoding DUF2202 domain-containing protein: MKSHIKTAIVATIVVVLFSTNVLAAGGGNGRSDGNNRSGGSTGLDANEASHLTFMREEEKFARDVYLRLGEWYPDQDVFNRIATTSEQTHTDTMRDKLAQYGLEDPNPDTNNLPQSLGVFTGEEWGLYFDEKFAALTAAASGSELDALYVGAYIEELDMHDIADCPKVMVDAGYNDPCGLNYTDESGLINAYRLLVDGSENHLRAYVGQIEAVIGVGNYEAQYLSQEDVDTILSR; the protein is encoded by the coding sequence ATGAAAAGCCATATTAAAACCGCTATCGTTGCCACCATAGTAGTCGTCCTGTTCTCCACCAATGTTCTTGCAGCAGGTGGCGGCAATGGAAGAAGCGATGGTAACAACAGAAGTGGCGGTTCCACCGGGCTGGACGCCAATGAAGCCTCTCATCTCACCTTCATGCGGGAAGAGGAGAAGTTTGCACGTGATGTCTACCTGAGACTCGGGGAGTGGTATCCCGACCAGGACGTGTTCAACAGGATCGCCACCACCTCCGAGCAGACTCACACCGACACCATGCGTGACAAGCTTGCCCAGTATGGCCTGGAAGATCCCAATCCCGATACCAACAACCTGCCGCAGAGCCTAGGTGTGTTCACCGGTGAGGAGTGGGGCTTGTACTTTGACGAGAAGTTTGCGGCGCTCACCGCTGCAGCTTCCGGCAGTGAGCTGGACGCCCTCTATGTTGGCGCCTATATCGAAGAACTGGATATGCACGATATCGCGGATTGCCCGAAAGTGATGGTAGACGCAGGTTATAACGACCCCTGTGGTCTCAACTACACTGATGAGAGTGGTTTGATCAATGCCTATCGTTTACTGGTTGACGGTTCAGAAAACCATTTGCGCGCCTATGTGGGCCAGATCGAGGCGGTCATTGGTGTGGGCAATTACGAGGCCCAATACTTGAGCCAGGAAGATGTGGATACGATCTTAAGTCGATAA
- a CDS encoding sulfurtransferase TusA family protein, giving the protein MTETTHTLDARGLNCPLPILRTKKAIAALASGEILEVTATDPGSVKDLDSFCSQTGHEMVSSEEAADGFVFLIRKA; this is encoded by the coding sequence ATGACAGAAACAACACACACATTGGATGCAAGAGGCCTGAACTGCCCACTCCCTATTCTCAGGACCAAGAAGGCGATTGCTGCATTGGCCTCTGGAGAGATCCTGGAAGTCACCGCAACAGATCCCGGATCAGTGAAAGATCTGGACTCATTCTGCAGCCAGACCGGCCATGAAATGGTCTCCAGTGAAGAGGCTGCCGATGGGTTTGTCTTCCTCATCCGCAAAGCATGA